In Holophagales bacterium, one DNA window encodes the following:
- a CDS encoding HD-GYP domain-containing protein, whose product MSISFSSIGQTNLSVRLLRLLLSAAASLAANLASLHVAPSGALAAIDWTTATHVLLAHLFGIAGLVGSLGAEITVALSRGIGLWPMASLGPLAEALPAVAVILVFSHGRRLARWLPDLRSYLALALVAIVGGAVSGWLATRVTFGLWHPQAGWIWSAGIATGILLIVPPVAAFAGRIRHPWAVRLLADHAAIAGPDAERSAVSSLPSPREIVAGALALSAVTAVALFAVRALPQAEPWVNLLFVFPILRGTAVAGLQGGLYGGSLVGLVFVFARTLLVPGGQAGQSHQEAMALFPALLMFCLLGAVVGALRDRELALNRSLERANRLLREDLERSVRALTAAIEAKDAYTEGHVGRVQRYAEAVGRCLALPEAEQQALRWASILHDVGKIGVPEQVLNKPGALNGEERAAIERHAELGARILANVSGMERVADFVLHHQERFDGRRDGQFPGYPHGLAGEEIPLGARIIAVVDAFDAMTTDRPYRRKRSFSDAVAELRRETGRQFDPRVIEAFLSGLDEQSWA is encoded by the coding sequence ATGTCTATCTCGTTCTCGTCGATCGGCCAGACGAACCTCTCCGTTCGCCTGTTGCGCCTCCTCCTTTCCGCGGCGGCCAGCCTGGCCGCCAACCTCGCCAGTCTTCATGTCGCCCCCAGCGGTGCCCTCGCGGCCATCGACTGGACGACGGCCACCCACGTCTTGCTGGCGCATCTCTTCGGCATCGCCGGGCTCGTCGGCAGCCTCGGCGCGGAGATCACCGTGGCGCTTTCCCGCGGCATCGGCCTCTGGCCGATGGCCTCGCTCGGACCCCTCGCCGAGGCGTTGCCGGCGGTGGCGGTGATCCTGGTCTTCTCGCACGGCAGGCGCCTGGCTCGCTGGTTGCCGGACCTTCGTTCTTACCTCGCGTTGGCGCTCGTGGCGATCGTCGGCGGAGCCGTTTCCGGCTGGCTGGCGACGCGGGTGACCTTCGGCCTCTGGCACCCGCAGGCCGGCTGGATCTGGAGCGCGGGGATCGCCACCGGGATCCTCTTGATCGTCCCTCCCGTCGCGGCCTTCGCCGGCAGGATCCGTCATCCCTGGGCGGTTCGTCTCCTCGCCGATCACGCGGCAATCGCGGGGCCGGACGCGGAGCGCTCGGCCGTGTCGTCGCTGCCCTCGCCGCGGGAGATCGTCGCCGGCGCCCTGGCGTTGTCTGCCGTGACCGCGGTCGCGCTCTTCGCCGTGCGCGCCCTGCCGCAGGCCGAGCCCTGGGTCAATCTGCTCTTCGTCTTCCCGATTCTGCGAGGCACCGCGGTGGCTGGCCTGCAGGGCGGTCTCTACGGCGGCTCGCTGGTCGGTCTGGTCTTCGTCTTCGCGCGCACGCTGCTGGTGCCGGGCGGACAGGCTGGGCAGTCGCATCAAGAGGCGATGGCGCTGTTCCCGGCGCTGCTGATGTTCTGTCTGCTCGGTGCCGTCGTCGGTGCCCTGCGCGACCGGGAGCTGGCGCTCAACCGCTCGCTCGAGCGAGCCAATCGGCTCTTGCGGGAGGACCTCGAGCGGTCGGTGCGCGCGCTGACCGCGGCGATCGAGGCCAAGGACGCCTATACCGAGGGGCACGTCGGCAGGGTGCAGCGCTATGCCGAGGCGGTCGGCCGTTGCCTGGCCCTGCCGGAGGCGGAGCAGCAGGCGCTTCGCTGGGCGAGCATTCTTCATGATGTCGGGAAGATCGGCGTGCCGGAGCAGGTCTTGAACAAGCCGGGAGCCCTGAACGGGGAGGAGCGGGCGGCGATCGAGCGTCACGCCGAGCTCGGAGCGCGGATCCTCGCCAACGTTTCGGGGATGGAACGGGTCGCCGACTTCGTCCTGCACCATCAGGAGCGTTTCGACGGGCGGCGGGACGGGCAGTTCCCGGGCTATCCCCACGGGCTTGCCGGGGAGGAGATTCCGCTCGGCGCGAGGATCATCGCGGTCGTCGACGCCTTCGATGCGATGACCACCGACCGGCCCTATCGCCGGAAGCGTTCGTTCAGCGACGCGGTGGCCGAGCTCCGGCGCGAGACCGGTCGACAGTTCGACCCGCGGGTGATCGAGGCGTTCCTGAGCGGACTCGACGAGCAGTCCTGGGCGTAG
- a CDS encoding SDR family oxidoreductase, whose protein sequence is MRPRRVFITGGASGLGRALAERYARAGCRVAIGDFDAERGAEALSALHHLGAEAVFLRCDVRHESDLEAAATELEASWGGVDLVINNAGVAAAGDIAALPLADWLWIVDINLLGVVRGCRAFVPRLRRQGGGQLVNVASMAGLVHPPLMSAYCATKAGVVALSESLRLELAADRIVVSVVCPAFFRTRLTETMRAADAGLEGLTGELVTKARRSADEVAEQVFRGVERGDFWILTHPEGRLAWMGKRLLPFRLYSWSVRLAARRMMRRPGATRR, encoded by the coding sequence GTGAGGCCCCGGCGTGTCTTCATCACCGGCGGCGCCTCGGGGTTGGGGCGCGCTCTCGCCGAGCGCTATGCCCGCGCCGGCTGCCGGGTGGCGATCGGCGACTTCGACGCGGAGCGCGGCGCCGAGGCGCTCTCCGCGCTGCACCACCTCGGTGCCGAGGCCGTCTTCTTGCGATGTGACGTGCGGCACGAGAGCGATCTCGAGGCGGCGGCCACCGAGCTCGAGGCAAGCTGGGGGGGCGTCGATCTGGTGATCAACAACGCCGGCGTCGCCGCTGCCGGCGACATCGCGGCGCTGCCGCTCGCCGACTGGCTGTGGATCGTCGACATCAACCTGCTCGGGGTGGTGCGCGGCTGCCGCGCCTTCGTCCCGCGGCTGCGGCGACAGGGCGGCGGGCAGTTGGTCAACGTCGCCTCGATGGCTGGGCTCGTCCACCCGCCGCTCATGTCGGCCTACTGCGCCACGAAGGCCGGCGTGGTGGCGCTCTCCGAGTCGCTGCGGCTCGAGCTGGCGGCGGACCGCATCGTGGTGTCGGTCGTCTGCCCGGCGTTCTTCCGCACCCGCCTGACCGAGACGATGCGGGCTGCGGACGCCGGCCTGGAAGGCCTCACCGGTGAGCTGGTGACGAAGGCGCGCCGCAGCGCCGACGAAGTCGCCGAGCAGGTCTTCCGCGGCGTCGAGCGCGGCGACTTCTGGATCCTCACCCATCCCGAAGGTCGTCTCGCCTGGATGGGCAAGCGCCTGCTGCCGTTCCGGCTCTACTCGTGGAGCGTTCGGCTCGCGGCTCGCCGGATGATGCGGCGGCCGGGCGCGACGCGCCGCTGA
- a CDS encoding MBL fold metallo-hydrolase, protein MTALAPCRITLIGAATTLIDIGPFRLLTDPVFDPPGGRYVLRALGLVPLVMTKTTAPAIPIERIGPLSAVLLSHDEHQDNLDTAGRALLGQVPAIFTTPVGARRLGGSARGLATWEQAELRADDGTTLRITATPARHGPPGSLPLVGAVTGFFLEWDGQRDGGLWVSGDTVRFRGLDEIGRRLRVHTALLHLGGARFALSGPVRYTMRARQVARVAIAVGAKVVVPIHYEGWGHFSEPPATARATLATGELPCDVRWVLPGETIALDL, encoded by the coding sequence GTGACCGCTCTCGCGCCCTGCCGGATCACCCTGATCGGCGCGGCGACCACCCTGATCGACATCGGACCGTTCCGCCTGCTGACCGACCCGGTCTTCGACCCGCCCGGCGGGCGATACGTCCTGCGCGCGCTCGGCCTCGTCCCCCTGGTCATGACCAAGACCACGGCACCGGCGATCCCGATCGAGCGGATCGGCCCGCTCTCCGCCGTGCTGCTCAGTCACGACGAGCACCAGGACAACCTCGACACCGCCGGACGCGCCCTGCTCGGCCAGGTGCCAGCCATCTTCACGACGCCGGTTGGTGCGCGCCGGCTCGGCGGTTCGGCTCGCGGCCTCGCCACCTGGGAGCAGGCCGAGCTGCGCGCCGACGACGGCACGACGCTGCGGATCACTGCGACGCCGGCGCGTCATGGCCCACCCGGCAGCCTGCCGCTCGTCGGCGCGGTGACCGGCTTCTTCCTCGAGTGGGACGGTCAGCGCGACGGCGGGCTCTGGGTCAGCGGCGACACGGTGCGCTTCCGCGGTCTCGACGAGATCGGCCGGCGACTGCGGGTGCACACCGCGCTCCTCCACCTCGGTGGTGCCCGCTTCGCCCTCTCCGGACCGGTGCGCTACACGATGCGCGCCCGTCAGGTCGCGCGCGTCGCCATCGCCGTGGGTGCGAAGGTGGTCGTGCCGATCCACTACGAGGGCTGGGGGCACTTCTCCGAGCCGCCGGCGACGGCCCGCGCGACGCTCGCCACGGGCGAGTTGCCGTGCGACGTCCGCTGGGTGCTTCCGGGCGAGACGATCGCCCTCGATCTCTGA
- a CDS encoding DUF1697 domain-containing protein has product MPRYVAFLRAINVGGHTVKMATLRGLFEQAGLTGAETVIASGNVLFESASRDTPALERRIEAFLRKGLGYEVATFVRTPAELAAIARAEPFADAAAGAVHAIYVGFLPNAPDAETIRRFEASGTPDDLLRVVGREAWWLCRKRFSESTLSGAHLEKTLGMPATVRNRTTVTKLAARFT; this is encoded by the coding sequence ATGCCCCGCTACGTCGCCTTCCTGCGCGCCATCAACGTCGGCGGTCATACGGTCAAGATGGCAACCCTTCGGGGGCTCTTCGAGCAGGCGGGGCTCACCGGGGCCGAGACGGTCATCGCCAGCGGCAACGTCCTCTTCGAGTCGGCGTCGCGCGACACCCCCGCCCTCGAGCGGCGGATCGAGGCGTTTCTCCGCAAGGGGTTGGGGTACGAGGTCGCGACCTTCGTGCGCACCCCCGCCGAGCTCGCAGCGATCGCTCGCGCGGAACCCTTCGCCGACGCGGCTGCCGGTGCGGTTCACGCCATCTACGTCGGCTTCCTGCCGAACGCCCCCGACGCCGAGACGATCCGCCGCTTCGAGGCGTCCGGCACACCCGACGATCTGCTGCGCGTCGTCGGGCGCGAGGCCTGGTGGCTCTGTCGGAAGCGCTTCTCCGAGTCGACGCTGTCCGGCGCCCACCTCGAAAAGACGCTCGGCATGCCGGCGACGGTGCGCAACCGGACGACCGTGACCAAGCTCGCGGCGCGTTTCACCTGA
- a CDS encoding M20/M25/M40 family metallo-hydrolase produces the protein MSQRMIEQFMQMVRIDSESGNEARFLEWLMGELRSMGATADLDSYGNLIASFPPLGSAATEPILLSCHADTVRPGVGIEPRLGEDGIIRSGGDTILGADDKAGIAEVLEALRTATVRPPIEFAVSRQEEVGLLGVKQLDFARLRAKRGFLMDNDTLDTIIIGGPTYITLDVAVTGRSAHAGMEPEKGINAIRAAAKAIAALRLGRLDHQTTANVGVIQGGMIRNGVPASCSFLAECRSADHPTAAALAEEMVGVIRREVEAAGATVEIVVDEKCRACVIPEEAWTVQISKQALAKVGIEAKAVFMTGFTDASIYNNHGIEMAVVGIGAQDEHSTTEHIAVADMEKAVRMLHEIFRLTAG, from the coding sequence GTGTCGCAGCGGATGATCGAGCAGTTCATGCAGATGGTGCGGATCGACTCGGAGTCGGGCAACGAGGCCCGCTTCCTCGAGTGGTTGATGGGTGAGCTGCGCTCGATGGGTGCGACGGCCGATCTCGACAGCTACGGCAACCTGATCGCCTCGTTCCCGCCGCTTGGGTCAGCCGCGACCGAGCCGATCCTGCTCTCCTGTCACGCCGACACGGTGCGACCCGGGGTCGGGATCGAGCCGCGGCTCGGCGAGGACGGGATCATCCGCTCCGGGGGCGACACCATCCTCGGTGCCGACGACAAGGCCGGCATCGCCGAGGTCCTCGAAGCGCTGCGCACCGCGACGGTGCGGCCGCCGATCGAGTTCGCGGTGAGTCGCCAGGAGGAGGTCGGCCTGCTCGGCGTCAAGCAGCTCGACTTTGCGCGCCTCCGGGCGAAGCGCGGCTTCCTCATGGATAACGACACGCTCGACACGATCATCATCGGCGGGCCGACCTACATCACGCTCGATGTCGCGGTTACTGGCCGTTCGGCGCACGCCGGGATGGAGCCGGAGAAGGGGATCAACGCGATCCGCGCGGCGGCCAAGGCGATCGCGGCGCTCCGTCTCGGACGGCTCGACCACCAGACCACCGCCAACGTCGGCGTCATCCAGGGCGGCATGATCCGCAACGGCGTACCTGCCTCGTGCAGCTTCCTCGCCGAGTGCCGCTCGGCCGACCATCCGACGGCCGCCGCGCTCGCCGAGGAGATGGTCGGCGTCATCCGTCGCGAGGTCGAAGCGGCCGGCGCGACGGTCGAGATCGTCGTCGACGAGAAGTGCCGCGCCTGCGTCATCCCCGAGGAGGCCTGGACGGTGCAGATCTCCAAGCAGGCCCTCGCCAAGGTCGGCATCGAAGCCAAGGCCGTGTTCATGACCGGATTCACCGACGCCTCGATCTACAACAACCACGGCATCGAAATGGCCGTCGTCGGCATCGGCGCCCAGGACGAGCACTCGACCACCGAGCACATCGCCGTCGCCGACATGGAGAAAGCCGTCCGCATGCTGCACGAGATCTTCCGGCTCACGGCGGGGTAG
- a CDS encoding type II toxin-antitoxin system VapC family toxin, which produces MRGLDTNVLARFLLRDDAAQFRRAERLVAALATDGEAIHLDVIVLCELAWVLRTGYGRERREIADALDALLGAAPFTVDDREAVRTAIDRYRAGRGDFADYLIALRNQRAGCRDTVTFDRKLRPEDGFTTL; this is translated from the coding sequence ATGAGGGGACTCGACACCAACGTCCTCGCCCGCTTCCTGTTGCGCGACGACGCGGCGCAGTTCCGGCGCGCCGAGCGGCTGGTCGCCGCACTCGCCACCGACGGCGAGGCGATCCACCTCGACGTCATCGTGCTCTGCGAGCTCGCCTGGGTGCTGCGGACAGGTTACGGTCGCGAGCGGCGAGAGATCGCCGACGCGCTCGACGCGCTGCTCGGAGCGGCGCCGTTCACCGTCGACGACCGCGAAGCGGTGCGCACAGCAATCGACCGCTACCGCGCCGGCCGTGGCGACTTCGCCGACTACCTGATCGCCCTGCGCAACCAGCGCGCCGGCTGCCGGGACACCGTGACCTTCGACCGCAAGCTGCGGCCGGAGGACGGCTTCACGACTCTCTGA
- a CDS encoding type II toxin-antitoxin system PrlF family antitoxin — protein sequence MPVATLTSKGQVTIPKAVRDALQLATGDQLEFALSPGGGVHLEVRRRDARELAGLLHRKGGRRLSLAEMDVAIARAAAGGR from the coding sequence ATGCCGGTCGCCACCCTCACCTCGAAAGGTCAGGTCACCATCCCGAAGGCGGTACGCGACGCACTGCAGTTGGCGACCGGCGACCAGCTCGAGTTCGCGCTCTCCCCTGGCGGTGGCGTCCACCTCGAAGTCCGGCGGCGCGACGCCCGCGAGCTCGCCGGGCTGCTCCACCGCAAGGGCGGACGGCGCCTCTCGCTCGCCGAGATGGACGTGGCGATCGCACGAGCGGCGGCCGGCGGACGATGA
- a CDS encoding PepSY domain-containing protein, with amino-acid sequence MHGKIDARERKPSPLDASGVTITPAEAIDRLRQAGGSVDGVGAVTLRAGRDGEPLYELRREGDPIAVVDARDGTVRPRVDRKLAEELALADFAQPVKVAAAVLISENPPIEVRGRRLPLWRVELDHPRHPRLYLDAITGEVVARRNSWWRVYDFFYMLHLMDYTERERIHHPLLSIAAALAVLTSLSGVALWGWRALSRRRAPAGR; translated from the coding sequence GTGCACGGGAAAATCGACGCGCGCGAGCGCAAGCCGTCGCCACTCGACGCCTCGGGCGTGACGATCACTCCCGCCGAAGCGATCGACCGCCTGCGCCAGGCCGGGGGATCGGTCGACGGCGTTGGTGCGGTGACGCTGCGCGCCGGGCGCGACGGGGAGCCGCTCTACGAGCTGCGCCGCGAGGGCGACCCGATCGCGGTCGTCGACGCCCGGGACGGCACCGTGCGCCCGAGGGTGGACCGCAAGCTCGCCGAGGAGCTTGCCCTCGCCGACTTCGCGCAGCCGGTGAAGGTGGCCGCGGCCGTGCTGATCTCCGAGAACCCGCCGATCGAGGTTCGCGGCCGCCGCCTCCCCCTCTGGCGCGTCGAGCTCGATCACCCGCGGCATCCGCGCCTCTATCTCGACGCCATCACCGGCGAGGTCGTCGCCCGCCGCAACTCCTGGTGGCGGGTCTACGACTTCTTCTACATGCTCCACTTGATGGACTACACCGAGCGCGAGCGGATCCACCACCCGCTTCTGTCGATCGCCGCGGCGCTGGCGGTCCTCACTTCGCTCTCCGGCGTGGCGCTGTGGGGGTGGCGGGCACTTAGCCGGAGGCGCGCGCCAGCCGGCCGCTGA
- the sucC gene encoding ADP-forming succinate--CoA ligase subunit beta encodes MKIHEYQAKEILRRYGVVTPRGRVAETAGEARAIAEELGGRCVVKAQIHAGGRGKGGGVKLAKDPAEAEALAGKILGMQLITHQTGPEGQKVRKVLIEEALDIAKELYVAITLDRAAVKPVLIASAAGGMEIEEVAAKDPDAIARIHIDPALGLLPFQARTVARRLGLKGDTAAKAGKLIGGLVKAFLEMDCSLAEINPLMITGGGDVLALDAKMNFDDNALFRHRDVVEMRDLAEENPLEVEASKFNLNYIKLDGEIGCMVNGAGLAMATMDIIKLYGSEPANFLDVGGSASQEAVENAFRILISDESVKAVLINIFGGIARTDRIAAGVVAALRSLGGVKIPVVVRLEGTNVEQGRAILRESEFHFLVAETMADAAQKVVAAVQAAKGGA; translated from the coding sequence TTGAAGATCCACGAATACCAGGCGAAGGAGATCCTGCGCCGCTACGGCGTCGTGACGCCGCGCGGGCGGGTCGCCGAGACCGCCGGCGAGGCGCGGGCGATCGCCGAGGAGCTCGGCGGGCGCTGCGTCGTCAAGGCGCAGATCCACGCGGGCGGACGCGGCAAGGGCGGCGGCGTGAAGCTCGCCAAGGACCCGGCCGAGGCCGAGGCGCTGGCGGGCAAGATCCTCGGCATGCAGCTGATCACTCATCAGACCGGCCCGGAGGGGCAGAAGGTCCGCAAGGTCCTGATCGAAGAGGCGCTCGACATCGCCAAGGAGCTCTACGTGGCGATCACGCTCGACCGCGCCGCGGTCAAGCCGGTGCTCATCGCCTCGGCCGCCGGCGGCATGGAGATCGAGGAAGTCGCCGCCAAGGACCCGGATGCCATCGCCCGCATCCACATCGACCCGGCTCTCGGCCTGCTGCCCTTCCAGGCGCGCACGGTCGCGCGCCGCCTCGGTCTCAAGGGCGACACGGCGGCCAAGGCGGGCAAGCTGATCGGCGGCCTGGTCAAGGCGTTCCTCGAGATGGACTGCTCGCTCGCCGAGATCAATCCGCTGATGATCACCGGCGGCGGCGACGTGCTGGCCCTCGACGCCAAGATGAACTTCGACGACAACGCCCTCTTCCGCCACCGCGACGTGGTGGAGATGCGCGACCTCGCCGAGGAGAACCCGCTCGAGGTCGAGGCCTCGAAGTTCAACCTCAACTACATCAAGCTCGACGGCGAGATCGGCTGCATGGTCAACGGCGCGGGGCTGGCGATGGCCACGATGGACATCATCAAGCTCTACGGCTCCGAGCCGGCGAACTTCCTCGACGTCGGCGGCTCCGCCTCGCAGGAAGCGGTCGAGAACGCCTTCCGCATCCTGATCTCCGACGAGAGCGTCAAGGCCGTGCTGATCAACATCTTCGGCGGCATCGCCCGCACCGACCGGATCGCCGCCGGAGTCGTCGCTGCGCTGCGCTCGCTCGGCGGGGTGAAGATCCCGGTGGTCGTGCGCCTCGAAGGGACGAACGTCGAGCAGGGCCGCGCGATCCTGCGCGAGAGCGAGTTCCATTTCCTCGTCGCCGAGACGATGGCCGACGCGGCACAGAAGGTCGTCGCGGCGGTGCAGGCTGCCAAGGGAGGTGCGTGA
- the sucD gene encoding succinate--CoA ligase subunit alpha: protein MAIWLNEKTRLLVQGITGKEGKFHALGCRDYGTQVVAGVTPGKGGEVVEGIPVFDSVEEARQQTGANAAMIFVPPPFAADAIMEAAGAGIELVVAITEGVPVDDMLKVKAFLRDHPTRLIGPNCPGIISPGKGKIGIMPGHIHRPGRVGVVSRSGTLTYEAVWQLTNLGLGQSTCVGIGGDPVNGTNFLDVLAAYKDDAETEAVVMIGEIGGSAEEEAAAWIKAEFDRPVVGFIAGRTAPPGRRMGHAGAIIAGGKGTAKEKMEAMKAAGIHVCESPGDLGSTVARALGR from the coding sequence ATGGCGATCTGGCTGAACGAAAAGACCCGCCTCCTGGTCCAGGGCATCACCGGCAAGGAGGGCAAGTTCCACGCCCTCGGCTGCCGCGACTACGGCACCCAGGTCGTCGCCGGCGTGACGCCCGGCAAGGGCGGCGAGGTGGTCGAGGGGATCCCGGTGTTCGACTCCGTCGAGGAGGCCCGCCAGCAGACCGGGGCCAACGCGGCGATGATCTTCGTGCCGCCGCCGTTCGCCGCCGACGCGATCATGGAGGCCGCGGGCGCGGGCATCGAGCTCGTCGTCGCGATCACCGAGGGCGTGCCGGTCGACGACATGCTCAAGGTCAAGGCCTTCCTGCGCGACCATCCGACGCGGCTGATCGGCCCGAACTGTCCGGGCATCATCTCGCCGGGCAAGGGCAAGATCGGCATCATGCCGGGCCACATCCACCGCCCGGGCCGTGTCGGCGTCGTCTCCCGCTCCGGAACGCTCACCTACGAGGCGGTCTGGCAGCTCACCAACCTCGGTCTCGGCCAGTCGACCTGCGTCGGCATCGGCGGCGACCCGGTCAACGGGACCAACTTCCTCGACGTCCTCGCGGCGTACAAGGACGACGCGGAGACCGAGGCGGTGGTGATGATCGGCGAGATCGGCGGCAGCGCCGAGGAAGAGGCCGCGGCGTGGATCAAGGCCGAGTTCGACCGCCCGGTGGTCGGCTTCATCGCCGGTCGCACGGCGCCTCCGGGACGTCGCATGGGGCATGCCGGCGCCATCATCGCCGGCGGCAAGGGGACGGCGAAGGAGAAGATGGAAGCGATGAAGGCCGCCGGCATTCACGTCTGCGAGTCGCCGGGCGACCTCGGCTCCACGGTCGCCCGCGCCCTCGGGCGGTAG
- a CDS encoding Type 1 glutamine amidotransferase-like domain-containing protein: MRRFPGGGWLALLGGGEFSFGETEEADAAWLEKTPPGVVGFVPAASGSEEYPQHFAEYLQEAFEREVETLPLYRPRDARRGRNAERVAACAAVYLGGGVSDHLIDTLAGSPALAALEASLSGGGVVVAIAAAAQALGAATRGIAGGRTIPGLGWLPGGAVEANFDPDHDRRLRSLLQSGGVEWAVGIPAEGALLLGPDGVFETVGSVFLLSSPDGELEELESE; encoded by the coding sequence ATGCGACGATTCCCCGGCGGTGGCTGGCTGGCCCTGCTCGGCGGCGGCGAGTTCTCCTTCGGCGAGACCGAGGAGGCCGACGCAGCCTGGCTGGAGAAGACGCCGCCGGGGGTCGTCGGATTCGTTCCGGCGGCCAGCGGCTCGGAAGAGTACCCGCAGCATTTCGCCGAGTACCTCCAGGAGGCCTTCGAGCGCGAGGTCGAGACGCTCCCGCTCTACCGGCCGCGCGACGCGCGTCGTGGGCGCAACGCCGAGCGGGTCGCCGCCTGTGCGGCGGTCTACCTCGGCGGCGGGGTCTCCGATCACCTGATCGACACGCTCGCGGGCAGTCCGGCGCTCGCCGCTCTCGAGGCCAGCCTGAGCGGCGGCGGCGTCGTGGTGGCGATCGCTGCGGCGGCCCAGGCGCTCGGCGCGGCGACCCGGGGGATCGCGGGAGGGCGGACCATTCCCGGTCTCGGCTGGTTGCCGGGGGGGGCGGTCGAGGCGAACTTCGATCCCGACCATGACCGGCGGCTTCGCAGCCTCCTGCAGTCCGGCGGGGTAGAGTGGGCCGTGGGGATTCCGGCCGAGGGGGCCCTGCTGCTCGGTCCGGACGGGGTCTTCGAGACCGTCGGCTCCGTTTTCCTGCTTTCGTCGCCTGACGGTGAGCTCGAGGAGCTCGAGTCGGAGTGA
- a CDS encoding peroxiredoxin: protein MIGKLFSLATVGLAFAGSLAFSAISGAAELDLGASLPDVTAPDQDGKAIQLAEAAGKGFTLVYFYPKADTPGCTKQACSLRDAYAQLGEKGVRVFGVSTDDVAAQKAFQLKYKLPFELLADSDKKVTAAFGVPTTAGYAKRQAFLFKDGKLVWRDLAASTEKQAADVLEAIKTL, encoded by the coding sequence ATGATCGGAAAACTGTTCAGTCTCGCTACGGTCGGTCTGGCTTTCGCCGGCTCTCTCGCCTTCTCGGCCATTTCCGGAGCCGCCGAGCTCGACCTGGGAGCGTCGCTCCCCGACGTGACCGCCCCGGACCAGGACGGCAAGGCGATCCAGCTCGCCGAAGCGGCCGGAAAAGGGTTCACCCTCGTCTACTTCTACCCGAAGGCGGACACTCCGGGTTGCACCAAGCAGGCGTGCAGCCTGCGTGACGCTTACGCGCAGCTCGGCGAGAAGGGGGTCCGCGTCTTCGGCGTATCGACCGACGACGTCGCCGCGCAGAAGGCGTTCCAACTGAAGTACAAGCTGCCGTTCGAGCTCCTCGCCGATTCCGACAAGAAGGTCACGGCGGCCTTCGGCGTGCCGACCACCGCAGGTTACGCCAAGCGCCAGGCCTTCCTGTTCAAGGACGGCAAGCTCGTCTGGCGCGATCTCGCCGCATCGACCGAGAAGCAGGCCGCCGACGTGCTCGAGGCGATCAAGACCCTGTGA
- the ndk gene encoding nucleoside-diphosphate kinase: protein MEMTLTIIKPDAVAAGHTGAILAHLEKAGFTIRGLRMIHLTAEQAGGFYAVHKERPFYGSLVEFMTSGPCVPVALERDNAVLGLREVMGATDVAKAAAGTIRNLYGTSIERNAIHGSDSLENAQKELAFFFAQTELIAAR, encoded by the coding sequence ATGGAAATGACCCTCACCATCATCAAGCCGGATGCCGTCGCGGCGGGCCACACCGGCGCCATCCTGGCTCACCTCGAGAAGGCCGGTTTCACGATCCGCGGCCTGCGGATGATCCACCTCACCGCCGAGCAGGCGGGCGGTTTCTACGCGGTTCACAAGGAGCGCCCGTTCTACGGCAGCCTCGTCGAGTTCATGACCAGTGGGCCGTGTGTCCCGGTGGCGCTCGAGCGCGACAACGCCGTGCTCGGCCTGCGCGAGGTGATGGGCGCGACCGACGTCGCCAAGGCCGCGGCGGGAACGATCCGCAATCTCTACGGCACGTCGATCGAGCGCAATGCGATTCACGGCAGCGACTCGCTCGAGAACGCGCAGAAGGAGCTCGCCTTCTTCTTCGCGCAGACCGAGCTGATCGCCGCGCGCTGA
- a CDS encoding uracil-DNA glycosylase has product MRPAELLAELETHAETLRACRLCPEVAGRPVVAVPPRPAPLLLLGQAPGPREEGRGRLFAHTAGQRLFTWFGRIGLSEERFRERAWMAATLRCFPGRVPGGDRVPGEHEIARCRPHLDRELALIRPRTVLAVGKLAIEQFVPAAPLADLVGQRFSLSRSGIRFELIPLPHPSGRSTWLARPAHAELLDQALAHLRESPGFRAAFPDLGSSPARSS; this is encoded by the coding sequence TTGAGGCCCGCGGAGCTCCTCGCCGAGCTCGAGACCCACGCCGAGACGCTGCGAGCGTGTCGGCTCTGCCCGGAGGTGGCCGGTCGACCGGTCGTCGCCGTGCCGCCTCGACCGGCGCCGCTCCTCCTTCTCGGTCAGGCTCCGGGCCCCCGGGAGGAGGGGCGCGGGCGCCTCTTCGCGCACACGGCCGGGCAGCGGCTCTTCACCTGGTTCGGGCGCATCGGCTTGAGCGAGGAGCGCTTCCGGGAACGAGCCTGGATGGCGGCGACCTTGCGCTGTTTCCCCGGGCGCGTTCCGGGCGGTGACCGCGTACCCGGCGAGCACGAGATCGCCCGCTGCCGACCCCACCTCGATCGCGAGCTCGCCCTGATCAGGCCTCGCACCGTCCTGGCGGTCGGCAAGCTCGCCATCGAGCAGTTCGTCCCTGCCGCACCGCTCGCCGACCTCGTGGGCCAGCGCTTCTCCCTCTCCCGGTCCGGGATTCGCTTCGAGCTGATCCCCCTGCCACATCCGAGCGGTCGCAGCACCTGGCTGGCGCGACCGGCGCACGCCGAGCTGCTGGACCAGGCGCTCGCGCACCTGCGCGAAAGCCCGGGATTCCGTGCGGCGTTCCCGGACCTCGGCAGCTCACCCGCGCGTTCTTCCTGA